A single window of Populus nigra chromosome 17, ddPopNigr1.1, whole genome shotgun sequence DNA harbors:
- the LOC133677065 gene encoding putative receptor protein kinase ZmPK1, with protein sequence MILIKKSDKGSMIIVLTKQHTSCKPILGLMGSSQTIIPPKKNCFLTVLFLFLSTSSAQNVLRRGSSLSVEDDSDILTSPDKTFSCGFYGMGQNAYWFSIWFTNSKDRTVVWMANRDRPANGRGSRVSLRRDGAMVLTDVDGSIIWETNTTSTDVGRAELLDTGNLVLKDPGGKILWQSFDFPTDTLLPNQLFTKRTKLVARLHSGSYASGYFSFFFDNDNVLRLIYDGPDISSIYWPNPDFDVFRNGRTNYNSSRTAVFDEMGHFISSDQLQFSAPDTGLLRIKRRLTMDHDGNLRLYSLNNETGLWVISWQALSQLCTVHGICGINSICVNTPDPKCSCPPGYEITEPGNWNKGCKPMFNSTLSQSQQVKFVLLPHVDYWGFDLNYSDTATFNSCMKICLEDYRCNAFSYRLDGRRLCYTKGVLFNGYQSASFPGNIYLRLPVSFETSQLGILNGTDLICQSAESETTIGSPSMYNFNTKRTRWVYFYSFASAIGLIEILFVVSGWWFLFRKRDSPNLAEDGYHLVLSPFRRFTYTELKKATNNFKEELGRGGSGAVYKGILTDERVVAVKRLENMYQGEDVFWAEVSTIGKINHMNLVRMWGFCSEGKHRLLVYEYMEYQSLDKHLFSPTFLEWKDRFKAALGIAKGLAYLHHECLEWVIHCDVKPGNILLDSEFEPKIADFGLAKLSQRGGNSSDFSQIRGTKGYMAPEWATNLPITAKVDVYSYGVVVLEIVKGIPLSNWVIEGREEHDESDLTRFVRVVKRKIQCGEASWIEEIVDPRLNGQFSRSQATTIVELGMSCVEEDRNKRPTMDSVVQALLECLDES encoded by the coding sequence atgattttaatcAAGAAAAGTGACAAAGGCAGCATGATAATTGTTCTTACCAAACAACATACAAGTTGCAAGCCAATCCTGGGCCTCATGGGGAGTTCTCAAACTATAAtccctccaaaaaaaaattgtttcctcactgttttgttcttgtttctttcAACTTCAAGTGCCCAGAACGTTTTGCGAAGAGGTTCATCTCTATCAGTAGAAGATGATTCAGACATCCTTACCTCACCAGATAAAACATTCTCTTGTGGATTCTATGGGATGGGACAAAATGCTTATTGGTTCTCTATTTGGTTCACCAATTCCAAGGACAGGACTGTGGTTTGGATGGCCAACAGAGACAGACCTGCCAATGGCCGAGGTTCAAGAGTTTCTCTACGACGAGACGGTGCTATGGTCTTGACAGATGTTGATGGCTCCATCATATGGGAGACTAACACCACCTCCACTGATGTTGGAAGAGCAGAGCTTCTGGACACTGGTAACCTTGTTCTTAAAGACCCTGGTGGTAAGATTCTATGGCAAAGCTTTGATTTTCCTACTGATACACTTCTTCCAAACCAGTTATTTACAAAGAGGACAAAGCTGGTTGCTAGATTGCATAGCGGGTCTTATGCCTCTGgatattttagtttcttttttgataATGATAATGTGCTGAGGTTGATATATGATGGTCCTGATATTTCAAGCATATACTGGCCTAATCCTGATTTTGATGTGTTCAGAAATGGTAGAACAAATTATAATAGCAGCAGAACTGCAGTTTTTGATGAAATGGGCCATTTTATATCTAGTGATCAGCTCCAGTTCAGCGCTCCTGACACGGGTTTATTAAGGATCAAAAGGAGGCTAACAATGGACCATGATGGGAATCTCAGGCTTTATAGCCTTAACAATGAAACTGGATTGTGGGTGATATCATGGCAAGCTCTTTCTCAGCTTTGTACTGTTCATGGAATTTGTGGGATAAATTCGATTTGTGTAAATACACCGGACCCCAAGTGTTCATGCCCACCTGGCTATGAGATCACTGAGCCTGGTAATTGGAATAAAGGCTGCAAGCCTATGTTCAACAGCACTCTTTCACAGTCTCAGCAAGTGAAGTTTGTGCTGTTGCCCCATGTAGATTACTGGGGATTTGATCTTAATTACAGTGACACCgcaacattcaactcctgcaTGAAGATCTGCTTGGAGGATTATCGGTGTAATGCATTTAGCTATAGGCTAGATGGGAGACGCCTTTGCTACACAAAAGGCGTGCTTTTCAATGGTTACCAGTCCGCAAGTTTTCCAGGCAATATATATCTGAGATTGCCAGTTAGTTTTGAGACATCTCAGCTCGGTATTCTTAATGGCACTGACCTCATTTGCCAGTCTGCTGAATCAGAAACAACGATCGGTTCTCCTTCTATGTATAACTTCAACACTAAGAGGACGAGATGGGTTTATTTCTACTCATTTGCTTCTGCCATTGGACTTATTGAAATTCTCTTTGTAGTTTCAGGTTGGTGGTTTCTTTTCAGAAAGCGTGATTCGCCAAATTTGGCGGAAGACGGATATCATCTGGTATTAAGTCCATTTAGGAGGTTTACTTACACTGAGCTCAAGAAGGCGACGAATAACTTCAAGGAAGAGCTGGGAAGGGGAGGTTCTGGAGCCGTGTATAAGGGCATTTTGACAGATGAAAGGGTTGTAGCTGTGAAGAGACTGGAAAACATGTACCAAGGGGAAGATGTATTTTGGGCAGAAGTGAGCACAATTGGAAAAATCAATCACATGAACCTGGTGAGAATGTGGGGATTCTGTTCAGAGGGCAAACACAGACTCCTAGTCTATGAGTACATGGAATATCAATCACTGGACAAGCATCTATTCTCCCCAACGTTTCTTGAATGGAAAGACAGGTTTAAAGCGGCCTTAGGTATAGCTAAGGGTTTGGCTTATCTTCATCACGAGTGTTTAGAATGGGTGATACATTGTGATGTGAAGCCAGGAAATATTCTTTTGGACAGTGAATTTGAACCCAAGATTGCAGATTTTGGGCTTGCCAAGTTGTCTCAGAGGGGTGGTAATAGCTCCGACTTCTCTCAGATTCGAGGAACCAAGGGTTACATGGCTCCAGAGTGGGCTACAAATCTTCCTATCACTGCAAAAGTTGATGTTTATAGTTATGGAGTTGTGGTTCTAGAGATAGTGAAAGGAATCCCACTCTCAAATTGGGTCATAGAGGGCAGGGAAGAGCATGATGAATCAGATCTAACAAGGTTTGTCAGAGTTGTGAAAAGGAAAATTCAGTGCGGAGAGGCCTCTTGGATAGAAGAAATAGTGGATCCAAGATTGAATGGTCAGTTTAGCAGGAGCCAAGCAACAACGATTGTTGAACTTGGCATGTCTTGTGTAGAGGAAGATAGAAACAAGAGACCAACAATGGATTCGGTAGTCCAAGCTCTATTAGAATGTCTAGATGAATCTTAA